The following are encoded in a window of Dictyostelium discoideum AX4 chromosome 6 chromosome, whole genome shotgun sequence genomic DNA:
- a CDS encoding BRD family protein kinase, whose product MSNKTLPYCCEHGLKDEVIALLAKGEDVNQKDGSNRYPLHYAAIGGYIEIVAMLLERGALVNCSTPRGATPLHYASRGGRIECIQLLIDNKADVNCRDGAGSTPLHTALQCNETKCAIALIETFGADVNLKTAEGSTALHLASARGLVPVIVALLENGARADVRDSKENSPFQSLPINLTENEKKEKIENSISQDISKLFNINKNREFSGVGKKEDDDNNMKIDKQESEQQSTSDKLYSDITFLIENQKVYAHKCILQARCPNFMSSINNKIEQQQSQKPIEIKDYSFKLFLSFIEWIYTGSIEKFESTSKSIDLSFQFSILLMGEKFDCKGLVSYCREFIKESIGDSNVGSIWSIIKKLPTSTRSNLGNLVRDCLITMVRSWNIFTMTKTFSTDINKSDIIEIIKSLAPFITETPISEIKQTRTANANASNSNQSKTPAKRTSTTNTNNNIPQQNITSSNNTPQQNTSSSSSSSTTSSTPSKSSSSTPSKSTSTSSSSSSSSSSSSSSSSNYSDSMNEKNLTFCKGLINGMFKKKTSLAFQRPVDPLAEGIPDYFDVIKHPMDLGTIKGKLDNNGYSTIKDFAADVRLMFENALTYNADSSPVWKHAKTLLNAFDQKFLQNFPNEKPPTYKPPPPTPTPIPTQQQQQQSTSSTSTPTSEKKRKHDEHVKVKEDTNSAQPTSSSSNHTNGENASSSSSSSSSKQSNNNNNNNNNNNSNSTTNSSSSSSSTTTTQKKYSDEERRSLMERINELAPDDVQEVLNIIDPNAIKQADESLEIDMYQIDDKNLSQVESFINECFKKQKQDE is encoded by the exons atgagTAATAAAACTTTACCATATTGTTGTGAACATGGATTAAAAGATGAAGTTATAGCATTATTAGCCAAAGGTGAAGATGTAAATCAAAAGGATGGTTCAAATAGATATCCACTTCATTATGCAGCAATTGGTGGATATATAGAGATAGTTGCAATGTTATTAGAGAGAGGAGCATTAGTAAATTGTTCAACACCACGTGGAGCAACACCACTTCACTATGCAAGTAGAGGTGGTCGTATCGAATGTATTCAATTACTCATTGACAATAAAGCAGATGTAAATTGCAGAGATGGTGCAGGTAGTACACCACTTCATACAGCTTTACAATGCAATGAAACTAAATGCGCCATTGCACTAATTGAAACCTTTGGTGCAGATGTAAACTTAAAAACCGCTGAAGGTTCAACTGCACTCCATTTAGCTTCTGCTAGAGGTTTAGTACCTGTCATTGTTGCTCTCTTGGAAAATGGTGCTAGAGCTGATGTTAGagattcaaaagaaaattcaCCATTTCAATctttaccaattaatttaactGAAAATg aaaaaaaagaaaaaattgaaaattcaatttctcaagatatttcaaaattatttaatattaataaaaatagagaaTTTAGTGGTGTAggaaaaaaagaagatgatgataataatatgaagATAGATAAACAAGAATCAGAACAACAATCAACATCAGATAAACTTTATTCAGAtataacatttttaattgaaaatcaaaaagttTATGCACATAAATGTATATTACAAGCTAGATGTCCAAATTTTATgtcatcaattaataataaaatagaacagcaacaatcacaaaaaccaatagaaattaaagattattcatttaaattatttttatcattcatCGAGTGGATATATACAGGATCAATTGAAAAGTTTGAATCaacatcaaaatcaattgatttatcatttcaattttcaatattattaatggGTGAAAAGTTTGATTGTAAAGGATTAGTATCCTATTGTAGAGAGTTTATTAAGGAGAGCATTGGTGATAGTAATGTTGGTTCCATTTGGtcaatcattaaaaagtTACCAACTTCAACTCGTTCAAATTTAGGTAACCTCGTTCGTGATTGTTTAATTACAATGGTAAGGAGTTGGAACATTTTCACAATGACTAAAACTTTCTCAACTGATATCAATAAATCCGATATCattgaaatcattaaatcaCTTGCTCCTTTCATTACCGAAACTCCAATCTCTGAAATTAAACAGACTCGTACTGCAAATGCAAAtgcttcaaattcaaatcaatcTAAAACTCCTGCAAAACGTACTTCAACTactaataccaataataatataccacaacaaaatattacatcttcaaataatacaccacaacaaaatacatcatcatcatcatcatcatcgacaacttcatcaacaccttcaaaatcatcatcatcaacacctTCAAAATCAACCtcaacttcatcatcatcatcttcatcttcatcatcatcatcatcatcatcatcaaattatTCAGATTCAATGaatgaaaagaatttaaCATTTTGTAAAGGTTTAATAAATGGAAtgtttaaaaagaaaacatcACTTGCATTCCAAAGACCAGTTGACCCATTGGCAGAAGGTATTCCAGATTATTTCGATGTTATTAAACATCCAATGGATTTAGGTACTATCAAGGGTAAATTGGATAATAATGGATATTCAACTATTAAAGATTTTGCAGCAGATGTTAGATTAATGTTTGAAAATGCATTAACTTATAATGCAGATTCATCACCAGTTTGGAAACATGCTAAAACATTACTCAATGCTTTCGATCAAAagtttttacaaaatttccCAAATGAAAAACCTCCAACCTataaaccaccaccaccaacccCAACTCCAATCccaacacaacaacaacaacaacaatcaacttcttcaacatcaacaccaacctctgaaaaaaagagaaaacaTGATGAACATGTTAAAGTAAAAGAAGATACAAATTCTGCCCAACCaacttcttcatcttcaaatCATACAAATGGTGAAAAtgcttcatcttcatcttcatcatcatcttcaaaacaatcaaataataataataataataataataataacaatagtaattcaacaacaaattcatcttcatcatcatcatcaactactacaacaCAAAAGAAATACTCTGATGAAGAAAGAAGGAGTTTAATGGAaagaattaatgaattaGCTCCTGATGATGTTCAAGaggttttaaatattatcgATCCAAATGCAATCAAACAAGCTGATGAAAGTCTTGAAATCGATATGTATcaaattgatgataaaaatttatcacaagttgaatcatttattaatgaatgttttaaaaaacaaaaacaagatgaataa